In the genome of Ornithorhynchus anatinus isolate Pmale09 chromosome 9, mOrnAna1.pri.v4, whole genome shotgun sequence, one region contains:
- the FBXO48 gene encoding F-box only protein 48 codes for MQKNSKRNSHPVDKESCTDRKKESQKDFVEVLPPEVTFEIFSKLDIQSLCKAAMTCKRWNQAIEKSDYLWKHHCLTRRAICQKEIDGDRGNGYSWRVTLLRNYWMSKVKYEWLSGKYSNISSPFSLPKRCICPMDADSWGEILEAEMKRKRTDS; via the exons ATGCAGAAAAACTCCAAAAGGAATAGTCATCCTGTTGATAAGGAATCATGTACTGACAGGAAGAAAGAAAGTCAAAAAGACTTTGTTGAAGTGCTCCCTCCAGAAGTCACGTTTGAAATTTTTAGTAAACTTGACATCCAGAGTTTATGCAAGGCCGCCATGACTTGCAAAAGGTGGAACCAAGCCATTGAAAAGAGCGACTACTTATGGAAGCACCACTGTCTGACCCGCCGAGCCATCTGCCAGAAAGAAATTGATGGTGATCGAGGAAATGGGTATTCATGGAGG gTCACACTTCTGAGGAATTACTGGATGAGCAAAGTGAAGTACGAATGGCTGAGCGGCAAATACAGTAACATTTCTTCTCCCTTTAGCCTGCCCAAAAGATGCATTTGTCCTATGGACGCAGACTCGTGGGGAGAAATTCTAGAAGCAGAAATGAAAAGAAAGCGAACTGACTCTTAG